The Candidatus Cloacimonadota bacterium genomic interval TTGGTAGAACTCTATTGCTTTTTCCAGCTCTCCTAAATTTTTATGATAATTAGCGATATTGTAGTATGCTTGGTAATAGATGGGATCTAATTTAATAACCTGCATGTAATATCCTAAAGCGGTATCTTCTTCTTTCAGTAGTTCATAAGTATGTGCTATGTTGAATAGTGCAGCCAGATAGTCAGATTTTAATTCAACTGCTTGTTGATAAAAGTCGATACTTTCCTGGTAATTCTTCAATTGATAGTTAGTATTACCAAGATTAAAGTAAATTTCCGGATTATTGAAACCCAGATTTATGGCTTTCTGATAATGATCTATTGCCTCATTATAACGTTCTGCATTAAAAAGGGCATTTGCCAGGTTGTAATGATAAACACTGTTGTCCTTGTTTAAGGCAAGAGCTTTTTGATAGTGCCCGACAGCATCAGTATATGATCCGGTTTTGAAAAGTGAGTTAGCCAAATTAAACTGAGTATAGTGATCATTAGGTCTGATCTTCACTGCCTGTTGATAGAAGATGAGAGCATGAACAAAATCTTCTTTTTGATATGAAATATCCCCCAGCGATTTGTATAAGTAAGCATTTCGTGGTTCTTTCTCTAAGAGCATCTGAAGAAGTGGTTTGGTTTCATTGGGATGATTTAGCTCTAGCAAGATACTGATCAGAGGTTTGGCAATATCGATTGTTAAATTTGGTAAGTTAGCAGTTCTAATTGAATATTCGCTTGCTTTAGGATAATCCTCTGTTTCATGATAATGAATTGCTAAATAATATACTGCTTCGGGATAGTCGTCAGTCTCATCTGCTAATCTTTCATAGTAAAAAACCGCCTTTTCTTTATCCCTAAGTACTTCCCAATGTTTGCCCAATCTATAGAGTGTCTCAATATCATCTGGGCTCAATTCTAAGAGTTTTTCCAAAGTAGCTATCGCCCTTTGCTGATTATTAAGATTCAGATATATACTATATATTCTTCGATAAGCATCTACGTTTTCTTCAAAAAAGCTCAATCCGCTATTATAGCTCAATAATGCTTG includes:
- a CDS encoding tetratricopeptide repeat protein, translating into MKKHRFLLLFVFLIIIPINALEYTRNVSYELIPGIEPPLYRLYAYEQTVYQITQQLENQVQELLDKQPRRVRRQIVLAEDELILLLPNLIDIVIEYENLTATHQIFNIKGKVDRDLLIERLLDLSDKKRQILTDYRRNLYIDLVEISELISNLAEIDTNNLRTKLLTLNAEYWFFLGELSYYYQEWQQALLSYNSGLSFFEENVDAYRRIYSIYLNLNNQQRAIATLEKLLELSPDDIETLYRLGKHWEVLRDKEKAVFYYERLADETDDYPEAVYYLAIHYHETEDYPKASEYSIRTANLPNLTIDIAKPLISILLELNHPNETKPLLQMLLEKEPRNAYLYKSLGDISYQKEDFVHALIFYQQAVKIRPNDHYTQFNLANSLFKTGSYTDAVGHYQKALALNKDNSVYHYNLANALFNAERYNEAIDHYQKAINLGFNNPEIYFNLGNTNYQLKNYQESIDFYQQAVELKSDYLAALFNIAHTYELLKEEDTALGYYMQVIKLDPIYYQAYYNIANYHKNLGELEKAIEFYQKSIAINPEDDYSYSNMGDCYRMLGLYEEAEAAYIQAIELDPENPVPYNNLSLTYYLQEEYLKSLQYLRKAAKLGHYNARNIMQNMVLD